The genomic DNA CCCCGCAACCCGGAGCTGATCATCTTCGTCGTCGTCCAGCCGGTGATGTTCGTGCTGCTGTTCGTCTACGTCTTCGGCGGCTCGATCGAGGTGCCCGGCTACGCCAGCTACCGCCAGTACCTGCTGCCCGGGATCTTCGCGCAGACCGTGCTGTTCGGCTCCGGCTTCACCGGGGTCGGCCTGGCCGACGACCTGCAGAAGGGCATCGTCGAGCGCCTGCGCTCCCTGCCCATGCACCAGCCCGCCGTCCTCGTCGGCCGCACCGTGTCCGACCTCGTGCGCAACGCGCTGACGTTCGTCGTGATGATCGTCGTCGCCTTCCTCGTCGGCTTCCGGTTCGAGGGGAGCCTGGCCGGCGCGGTCGGCGCCACCCTGCTGCTGTTCGGCTTCTCCTACGCCTTCTCGTGGGTGCAGGCGCTGATCGGGCTGTCGGTCGGCTCGGTCGAGGCGGCCAACTCGGCCGGGTTCATCTGGATGTTCCCGCTGACGTTCGTGTCGTCGGCCTTCGTCGACCCCGACAACATGCCGGCCGCGCTCCGGGTGTTCGCCGAGCACAACCCGTTCACCGTGCTGACCGACGCCGTCCGCGCCCTCTACAACGGCCGCGACCCCGGCAGCGACGTGCTCGTCGCCGTCGTGTGGGCCGTCGGCATCACCGCCGTGTTCTCGTACCTGGCGTCCCGCAAGTTCGCCTCGAGCACCCGCTGACCGTGTTTGGCGGCGGGGGGCACGGGTAGCGGCGGCGGCGGATGGACGTGCGCGCGCTGCTCGGGCGCTGGCCGGTCCTTCGCCAGGTGACGGGCCGGGACGGGCTGGGCCGGGGCGCGGCCGCCGTGTCCGAGCGCACCGCCGCGTGGCGGCCCCGCACCGAGGACGCGGACCACGTCGCCCGCTCGGTCTGCCCCTACTGCGCCGTCGGGTGCGGGCAGCGGGTGTACGTCAAGGACGGCGGGGTCACCCAGATCGAGGGCGACCCGGACAGCCCGCTCTCCCGGGGCCGGCTGTGCCCGAAGGGCAGCGCCAGCCGGAACCTCGTGACGAGCCCGCTCCGCCAGACGAAGGTCCGCTACCGGCGGCCCTACGGCACCGAGTGGGAGGACCTCGACCTCGACACGGCGATGGAGATGATCGCCGACCGGGTCCTCGCCGCCCGCCGGGCCGGGTGGCAGGACACGAACGAGGACGGCGTCCCCCTCCGGCGCACGACGGGGATCGCCAGCCTGGGCGGCGCCACCCTGGACAACGAGGAGAACTACCTCATCAAGAAGCTGTTCACCGCGTTGGGCGCCATCCAGATCGAGAACCAGGCCCGCATATGACATTCGGCCACCGTCCCCGGTCTGGGGACATCCTTCGGCAGGGGCGGGGCGAGCACCTACCAGCAGGACCTCGCGAACGCGGACTGCATCGTCATCCAGGGCTCGAACATGGCCGAGTGCCACCCGGTCGGGTTCCAGTGGGTGATGGAGGCCAAGGCCAGGGGCGCGAAGGTCATCCACGTCGACCCCCGCTTCACCCGGACCAGCGCCCTCGCTGACCTGCACGTCCCGCTCAGGGCCGGGACCGACATCGCCTTCCTGGGCGGCGTCGTCCACCACATCCTCGAGCACGGCCTCGACTTCCGCGAGTACCTCCTCGCCTACACGAACGCGTCGACGATCGTGGACGAGCGCTTCCTCGACACCGAGGACCTGGACGGGCTGTTCTCCGGCTTCGACGCCGAGCACCGCCTGTACGACCCGTCGTCCTGGCAGTACGAGGGGATGACGGCCGAGCCGCCGAGCGGCGGGCGGGACCAGGGCGAGGCCCGGGAGCAGGCGACCTCCCACGAGCACGGCAGCCACGGCGCCCCGCTCGACGGCGACGGGCCCCGCCGCGACCCGACGCTTCAGCACCCCCGCTGCGTGTACCAGATCCTCCGCCGCCACTTCTCCCGCTACACGCCCGAGGCCGTCGAGCGCGTCTGCGGCACGCCCAAGGAGCAGTTCCTCGAGGTGTGCCGGGCGTGGACCGAGAGCTCGGGGCGGGAGCGGACGACGGCGCTGGTGTACTCGGTGGGCTGGACCCAGCACACCGTCGGCGCGCAGTACATCCGCACGGGGGCGATCATCCAGCTGCTGCTCGGCAACATGGGCCGGCCCGGCGGCGGCGTCCTCGCCCTCCGGGGCCACGCCAGCATCCAGGGGTCGACCGACATCCCGACCCTCTACAACCTGCTGCCCGGCTACCTGCCGATGCCCGACGCCGGCAAGCACCGCGACCTGGCGTCGTACCTGGAGGGGATCACGGGGCAGCGCCGGGCCGGGTTCTGGGGCCGGGCCGACGCCTACACGGTCAGCCTCCTGAAGGCCTGGTGGGGCGACGCGGCCACGGCCGAGAACGACTGGTGCTACGACCACCTGCCCCGCATCGACGGCGACCACGGCACCTACCGCCAGGTGCTCGACATGATCGACGGGAAGATCAGCGGCTACTTCCTGCTCGGCCAGAACCCGGCCGTCGGCTCGGCCAACGGGCGGGCCCAGCGCCTCGGCATGGCCAACCTGGACTGGCTCGTCGTGCGCGACCTGTTCGAGATCGAGAGCGCGACCTGGTGGAAGGACGGGCCGGAGGTGGCGACCGGCGAGATCGTCCCCGAGCAGTGCCGCACGGAGGTGTTCCTGCTGCCGGCCGCCTCGCACGTCGAGAAGGAGGGCACGTTCACCCAGACCCAGCGCCTGCTCCAGTGGCGGGAGAAGGCGGTGGAGCCGCCGGGTGACTGCCGCTCCGAGCTGTGGTTCTTCTTCCACCTCGGCCGGATGGTCCGGGAGCGGCTGGCCGGGTCGACCGACGAGCGGGACCGCCCGATCCTCGACCTCACCTGGGACTACCCGACCCACGGCGAGCACGACGAGCCGTCGGCCGAGGCCGTGCTGATGGAGATCAACGGCGTCGACCTGGCGACGGGCCGGCCGGTCGACGGCTTCACGGACCTGCGGGCCGACGGCACCACCACGGCGGGGTGCTGGATCTACAGCGGCGTGTACGCCGGCGGGGTGAACCAGGCCGCCCGCCGGCCGCCCCCGGAGGCGCAGGGGCCGGTCGCCGGCGAGTGGGCCTGGGCCTGGCCGGCCAACCGGCGCATCCTCTACAACCGGGCGTCGGCCGACCCCGAGGGCCGGCCGTGGAGCGAGCGCAAGGCCTACGTCTGGTGGGACGCCGAGCGGGGCGAGTGGACCGGCCTCGACGTGCCGGACTTCGAGCGGACCAAGCCGCCGTCGTACGAGCCACCGCCGGGCGCGAAGGGCGAGGACGCGCTCGGCGGCGCCGACCCGTTCGTGATGCAGGGCGACGGGAAGGGGTGGCTGTTCGCGCCGGCCGGGCTGGTCGACGGGCCGCTCCCGACCCACTACGAGCCGGCCGAGTCGCCGGTCGCCAACGCCCTGTACGGCCAGCAGGCCAACCCCGTCCGGCAGGTGTTCCCGCACGCCGCCAACCCCGGCCAGCCGGGGCCGGGCGCGCCGGGCAGCGAGGTGTACCCGTACGTGTTCACGACGAGCCGGCTGACCGAGCACCACACGGCCGGCGGCATGAGCCGCTACGTGCCCCTGCTGGCCGAGCTCCAGCCCGAGCTGTTCGTCGAGGTGTCGCCGGCCCTCGCCGCCGAGCGGGGGCTGACCCACCTGGGCTGGGCCCACCTCGTCACCGCCCGGTCGGCGGTCGAGGCCCGGGTGCTGGTGACCGACCGGCTGGTGCCGCTGCGGGTGGCCGGCCGCACCGTCCACCAGGTCTGCATCCCGTACCACTGGGGCCAGGGCGGCGGCCTCACCACCGGCGACGCGGCGAACGACCTGTTCGGCATCACCCTCGACCCCAACGTGCACATCCAGGAGAGCAAGGTGGGCGCCTGCGACATCCGCCCGGGCCGGCGGCCGACCGGCGAGGCGCTCCTGCGCTACGTCGAGGACCACCGGCGCCGGGCCGGCGAGGGGGGACCCCCGTGACCCGCCTGCGCGACCGCCTCCTCGGCCCGGTGGACCCGGCGCCCGACGCCGGGTGGGAGGAGCCACCGCCCCGCGTCGGCTTCTTCACCGACACGTCGGTGTGCATCGGGTGCAAGGCGTGCGAGGTGGCCTGCAAGGAGTGGAACGGCGTCCCCGAGGCCGGCCTCGACCTGCTCGGGTGGTCCTACGACAACACCGGCTCGCTCGGGGCGAACGCCTGGCGCCACGTCGCCTTCGTCGAGCAGCCGACCGCCGGCGACGGGGACCGGGCCGGGATGCGCTGGCTGATGATGTCGGACATCTGCAAGCACTGCACCAACGCCGCCTGCCTCGACGTGTGCCCCACCGGGTCGCTGTTCCGCACGGAGTTCGGCACGGTCGTGGTGCAGGAGGACATCTGCAACGGGTGCGGCTACTGCATCCCCGCCTGCCCCTACGGCGTCATCGACCAGCGGCGGGGCGACGGCCGGGCCTGGAAGTGCACCATGTGCTACGACCGGCTGAAGGGCGGCCTCGAGCCGGCCTGCGCCAAGGCCTGCCCGACCGACTCGATCCAGTTCGGCCGGCTCGACGTGCTGCGGGAGCGGGCCGCCCGCCGGGTGGGGGAGCTGCACGACGCCGGCGTCGGGTCCGCCCGCCTC from Acidimicrobiales bacterium includes the following:
- a CDS encoding ABC transporter permease, coding for MTAATATTAATTVEIEDGPAWFARDSWTEASRHLRAIPRNPELIIFVVVQPVMFVLLFVYVFGGSIEVPGYASYRQYLLPGIFAQTVLFGSGFTGVGLADDLQKGIVERLRSLPMHQPAVLVGRTVSDLVRNALTFVVMIVVAFLVGFRFEGSLAGAVGATLLLFGFSYAFSWVQALIGLSVGSVEAANSAGFIWMFPLTFVSSAFVDPDNMPAALRVFAEHNPFTVLTDAVRALYNGRDPGSDVLVAVVWAVGITAVFSYLASRKFASSTR
- the fdh gene encoding formate dehydrogenase encodes the protein MDVRALLGRWPVLRQVTGRDGLGRGAAAVSERTAAWRPRTEDADHVARSVCPYCAVGCGQRVYVKDGGVTQIEGDPDSPLSRGRLCPKGSASRNLVTSPLRQTKVRYRRPYGTEWEDLDLDTAMEMIADRVLAARRAGWQDTNEDGVPLRRTTGIASLGGATLDNEENYLIKKLFTALGAIQIENQARIUHSATVPGLGTSFGRGGASTYQQDLANADCIVIQGSNMAECHPVGFQWVMEAKARGAKVIHVDPRFTRTSALADLHVPLRAGTDIAFLGGVVHHILEHGLDFREYLLAYTNASTIVDERFLDTEDLDGLFSGFDAEHRLYDPSSWQYEGMTAEPPSGGRDQGEAREQATSHEHGSHGAPLDGDGPRRDPTLQHPRCVYQILRRHFSRYTPEAVERVCGTPKEQFLEVCRAWTESSGRERTTALVYSVGWTQHTVGAQYIRTGAIIQLLLGNMGRPGGGVLALRGHASIQGSTDIPTLYNLLPGYLPMPDAGKHRDLASYLEGITGQRRAGFWGRADAYTVSLLKAWWGDAATAENDWCYDHLPRIDGDHGTYRQVLDMIDGKISGYFLLGQNPAVGSANGRAQRLGMANLDWLVVRDLFEIESATWWKDGPEVATGEIVPEQCRTEVFLLPAASHVEKEGTFTQTQRLLQWREKAVEPPGDCRSELWFFFHLGRMVRERLAGSTDERDRPILDLTWDYPTHGEHDEPSAEAVLMEINGVDLATGRPVDGFTDLRADGTTTAGCWIYSGVYAGGVNQAARRPPPEAQGPVAGEWAWAWPANRRILYNRASADPEGRPWSERKAYVWWDAERGEWTGLDVPDFERTKPPSYEPPPGAKGEDALGGADPFVMQGDGKGWLFAPAGLVDGPLPTHYEPAESPVANALYGQQANPVRQVFPHAANPGQPGPGAPGSEVYPYVFTTSRLTEHHTAGGMSRYVPLLAELQPELFVEVSPALAAERGLTHLGWAHLVTARSAVEARVLVTDRLVPLRVAGRTVHQVCIPYHWGQGGGLTTGDAANDLFGITLDPNVHIQESKVGACDIRPGRRPTGEALLRYVEDHRRRAGEGGPP
- a CDS encoding 4Fe-4S dicluster domain-containing protein, with amino-acid sequence MTRLRDRLLGPVDPAPDAGWEEPPPRVGFFTDTSVCIGCKACEVACKEWNGVPEAGLDLLGWSYDNTGSLGANAWRHVAFVEQPTAGDGDRAGMRWLMMSDICKHCTNAACLDVCPTGSLFRTEFGTVVVQEDICNGCGYCIPACPYGVIDQRRGDGRAWKCTMCYDRLKGGLEPACAKACPTDSIQFGRLDVLRERAARRVGELHDAGVGSARLYGHDDADGVGGDGAFFLLLDEPEVYGLPPDPVVTTRDLPAMWRRASAAAAAMAVGAVVAFLGRR